A region of Aquarana catesbeiana isolate 2022-GZ linkage group LG08, ASM4218655v1, whole genome shotgun sequence DNA encodes the following proteins:
- the LOC141104609 gene encoding uncharacterized protein, producing the protein MMENRPPLASTDGSRNRNTPERCPHPLYSRDSTQEDQEIPQKDQNAKPVNIKAEVKEEAEGMSMMGDEPCKEGEIPPEISTNPRHTQSDVKAEEEEEEHGRIQKEEVPMVTGTDGSSNRKTPERCPRPLYSRDSTQEHQKILHGQGEFIKNPEVKEEEPYVRGDEPCKEEEIAPEISTDPGATRATQRDIKAEEEEGHMRIKEEENPPEISIEGCHKGVKTFPCSECSQCFTERADLISHQRGHTMQKKYPCPECGRCFNERAKLMVHEMCHKEEKPLSCSQCGLCFSDQSYLLSHQKVHTGDTLSCAECGDIFTEESYLLRHQRTHTGKKVFSCSECGRSFTTESNLIKHKLVHSGEKPYPCHTCGNRFGEKRNLSVHLRQHEKRFSCLVCRKCFVSNYSLLRHQRSHTGERPFVCSECGKSFADKSCLRSHWKTHPEIEFKPYVCSECEQCFSRKLDLFSHQRFHAAETPHMCSACGRYFVNKQVLQRHQSNLSNETVFECLECKKSFPWRGCLNYHKSEHYDWKPTA; encoded by the exons ATGATGGAGAACCGGCCACCACTCGCATCaacgg atggatccaggaacaggaacaccccagagagatgtccccatcctttgtattcccgggactccacacaggaagatcaggaGATCCCTCAGAAGGATCAG AATGCAAAACCAGTTAATATAAAAGCTGAAGTGAAGGAAGAAGCAGAAGGGATGTCTATGATGGGTGATGAGCCATGTAAAGAAGGGGAAAttcctccagagatcagcacaa ACCCCAGACACACTCAGAGTGACGtcaaagctgaggaggaggaagaagaacacgGGAGGATTCAAAAGGAGGAAGTTCCTATGGTGACCGGCACAG atggatccagtaacagaaagaccccagagagatgtccccgtcctctgtattcccgggactccacacaggaacatcagaAGATCCTGCATGGTCAG GGTGAATTTATAAAAAATCctgaagtgaaggaagaagagccATATGTGAGGGGTGATGAGCCATGCAAGGAGGAGGAAATTgctccagagatcagcacag ACCCCGGAGCCACCAGAGCCACTCAGAGAGACATCAAGGCTGAGGAGGAGGAAGGACATATGAGgattaaagaggaagaaaaccctccagagatcagcatag AGGGATGTCACAAGGGGGTCAAAACATTTCCCTGTTCCGAGTGCAGCCAATGTTTTACCGAGAGAGCAGATCTCATTTCACATCAGAGAGGTCACACAATGCAGAAGAAGTACCCTTGTCCCGAATGTGGCAGATGTTTCAACGAGAGAGCGAAGCTGATGGTGCATGAAATGTGTCACAAAGAGGAGAAGCCATTGTCCTGCTCCCAGTGTGGCCTGTGTTTCAGTGACCAGTCCTATCTTCTCAGCCATCAGAAAGTTCACACGGGGGACACGTTATCCTGTGCAGAATGTGGGGACATATTTACAGAGGAATCCTACCTTCTTCGGCATCAGAGGACGCACACCGGGAAGAAGGTCTTTTCCTGTTCTGAATGTGGGAGGAGTTTTACAACGGAGTCCAATCTCATTAAACATAAACTAGTTCACTCAGGAGAGAAGCCGTACCCTTGCCACACGTGCGGGAATCGCTTCGGAGAAAAGCGGAACCTTTCGGTCCACCTTCGTCAACATGAGAAGCGGTTTTCCTGTTTGGTGTGCAGGAAATGCTTTGTATCCAATTATTCTCTCCTCCGACATCAGAGGAGTCACACTGGGGAGCGCCCATTCGTGTGCTCCGAATGTGGCAAGAGCTTTGCGGACAAATCATGCCTCAGATCACATTGGAAGACGCATCCGGAGATTGAATTCAAGCCGTATGTCTGCTCTGAATGTGAGCAGTGTTTCAGTCGCAAGTTGGACCTCTTTAGCCATCAAAGATTCCACGCGGCTGAGACACCCCACATGTGCTCAGCCTGCGGGAGATATTTTGTGAACAAGCAAGTTTTACAGAGGCACCAGAGCAACCTTAGCAATGAGACAGTGTTCGAATGTTTAGAGTGCAAAAAGTCTTTCCCATGGAGGGGCTGCCTCAATTACCACAAGAGCGAACACTACGACTGGAAGCCAACAGCGTGA